A genomic segment from Acipenser ruthenus chromosome 5, fAciRut3.2 maternal haplotype, whole genome shotgun sequence encodes:
- the LOC117402204 gene encoding uncharacterized protein LOC117402204 isoform X1 yields the protein MVHRHTLKMNTATQNATRGSSSGTPGTSSASRRWQEGPTRKRKQRFSDADLDHLLEEVDKNQATLFGTPETPTTPLESSRTWAKIARNISAVGKIPRDGTSCRKRWNDARRQVKKRMADLTRVTWRTVDTLTPWEMKVASLIPTEEVEGLGVLEAGFQTPESSEDVKGWAQEAQELPSDEDEANTFHHRGPASYMTVCEDGRAVPQERTMSAGREQGDEPEAASMWDENSARRDSSPEDTPSTRRHRITPGWRQAGISIGSLEARGSSFRRRSTDEQLIRMEERILASQWQANTEMRGVMELILLEFRELNSILRQRLPQAPSPSGESSTVVDSSSQTE from the exons ATGG TACATAGACACACACTCAAGATGAATACTGCCACGCAGAATGCCACAAGAGGCTCTTCCAGTGGCACGCCCGGGACATCCTCTGCATCTCGTAGATGGCAGGAAGGCCCCACACGAAAGAGAAAGCAGAGATTTTCAGATGCAGATCTGGACCACCTTCTGGAAGAAGTCGACAAAAATCAAGCAACACTTTTTGGTACTCCAGAGACTCCCACCACCCCACTTGAGAGCAGCCGGACCTGGGCCAAAATTGCTCGGAACATCAGTGCTGTTGGCAAGATCCCCAGAGATGGCACTAGCTGTAGGAAGCGGTGGAATGATGCCAGGAGGCAGGTAAAGAAGAGGATGGCAGACCTCACAAGGGTCACTTGGCGCACCGTGGACACTCTGACACCGTGGGAGATGAAGGTTGCCAGCCTCATTCCCACAGAGGAAGTAGAAGGCCTCGGTGTTCTTGAAGCAGGCTTCCAAACCCCAGAGTCATCAGAGGATG tgAAAGGTTGGGCTCAAGAGGCACAAGAGCTTCCTTCAGATGAGGATGAGGCCAACACTTTTCATCACAGAGGCCCAGCTTCCTACATGACTGTCTGTGAGGATGGTCGTGCAGTGCCCCAAG AAAGAACAATGTCTGCAGGCAGGGAGCAGGGGGATGAGCCCGAGGCAGCCTCCATGTGGGATGAGAACAGTGCCAGGAGAGACTCCTCGCCAGAAGACACACCGTCCACTCGGCGTCACCGCATCACACCTGGCTGGCGACAAGCAGGCATCAGCATAGGCTCCTTAGAAGCAAGGGGATCCTCCTTTAGAAGGAGGTCCACCGATGAACAGCTCATACGGATGGAGGAGAGGATACTGGCTTCGCAATGGCAGGCCAATACAGAGATGAGGGgcgtaatggagctgatcctgttGGAGTTTCGAGAGCTGAATTCAATACTCCGGCAAAGGCTACCTCAAGCACCATCTCCCTCTGGGGAGAGCTCCACTGTTGTAGATTCTAGCAGCCAAACGGAATAA
- the LOC117402204 gene encoding uncharacterized protein LOC117402204 isoform X2 gives MNTATQNATRGSSSGTPGTSSASRRWQEGPTRKRKQRFSDADLDHLLEEVDKNQATLFGTPETPTTPLESSRTWAKIARNISAVGKIPRDGTSCRKRWNDARRQVKKRMADLTRVTWRTVDTLTPWEMKVASLIPTEEVEGLGVLEAGFQTPESSEDVKGWAQEAQELPSDEDEANTFHHRGPASYMTVCEDGRAVPQERTMSAGREQGDEPEAASMWDENSARRDSSPEDTPSTRRHRITPGWRQAGISIGSLEARGSSFRRRSTDEQLIRMEERILASQWQANTEMRGVMELILLEFRELNSILRQRLPQAPSPSGESSTVVDSSSQTE, from the exons ATGAATACTGCCACGCAGAATGCCACAAGAGGCTCTTCCAGTGGCACGCCCGGGACATCCTCTGCATCTCGTAGATGGCAGGAAGGCCCCACACGAAAGAGAAAGCAGAGATTTTCAGATGCAGATCTGGACCACCTTCTGGAAGAAGTCGACAAAAATCAAGCAACACTTTTTGGTACTCCAGAGACTCCCACCACCCCACTTGAGAGCAGCCGGACCTGGGCCAAAATTGCTCGGAACATCAGTGCTGTTGGCAAGATCCCCAGAGATGGCACTAGCTGTAGGAAGCGGTGGAATGATGCCAGGAGGCAGGTAAAGAAGAGGATGGCAGACCTCACAAGGGTCACTTGGCGCACCGTGGACACTCTGACACCGTGGGAGATGAAGGTTGCCAGCCTCATTCCCACAGAGGAAGTAGAAGGCCTCGGTGTTCTTGAAGCAGGCTTCCAAACCCCAGAGTCATCAGAGGATG tgAAAGGTTGGGCTCAAGAGGCACAAGAGCTTCCTTCAGATGAGGATGAGGCCAACACTTTTCATCACAGAGGCCCAGCTTCCTACATGACTGTCTGTGAGGATGGTCGTGCAGTGCCCCAAG AAAGAACAATGTCTGCAGGCAGGGAGCAGGGGGATGAGCCCGAGGCAGCCTCCATGTGGGATGAGAACAGTGCCAGGAGAGACTCCTCGCCAGAAGACACACCGTCCACTCGGCGTCACCGCATCACACCTGGCTGGCGACAAGCAGGCATCAGCATAGGCTCCTTAGAAGCAAGGGGATCCTCCTTTAGAAGGAGGTCCACCGATGAACAGCTCATACGGATGGAGGAGAGGATACTGGCTTCGCAATGGCAGGCCAATACAGAGATGAGGGgcgtaatggagctgatcctgttGGAGTTTCGAGAGCTGAATTCAATACTCCGGCAAAGGCTACCTCAAGCACCATCTCCCTCTGGGGAGAGCTCCACTGTTGTAGATTCTAGCAGCCAAACGGAATAA